The Mucilaginibacter rubeus genomic interval CTTCTATATCAATAACCGTTACTTTGTTACCGAGGTTTATTGGCGCAGTGGGGAAAAATGCGGATAGCAGGCTCATCATTCCATCCCTCAATGAAGGATCGGCAGGTGGGTATGATGATAAACCCGTTAAATATGGGAGTTCCAGTGCATGGGCATAAACCGGTACGTTCCAGATTTTTAAAAGTTCTTCAAGGCCTCCGGCGTGGTCGGCATGTCCGTGTGTAAGTACAATGGCGGCCGGTCTCGTCCCAGGGCCAAAAAGCTCTTCGGCCATGGCAATGATCTTTTTGGCCGAGCCTTTTAATCCGGTATCAACCAAAACCCAGCCTTTGGCAGCGCCGGGACGGTTTGCTATCATGTAAATGTTAACGAATAATAGTTTGGTTCCCCATACCCTTTGCGATACCTGGAAATACTTTGTACTGAGCCTTCTGTTCATGGTTTATAATTGTTAACAAAACATAACTCCCATATTAAAAGTTTTAGGTGGATTAAATTTAAAAACAATTTTTTATCAGCCTAAAAATAAATAAGATACCTGTCTGAACAGTTTCAATGCAAACAGAAATTATCTCGACTGTGTTAGTTTAAAAATTATAGATACCATGGAACAGCAATTTGATGCTACACTAACAGGAACCGACAGCGAAATTGACGGCACAGCCCAACAAATAACACATGCTGATTACTCAGAAGCCTTTGAATTTAGATCGATAGATGGCACGCTGCATTTGGTGATTGCAAAAGATCAGGATGGCGAATGGATAAGAATTGATGGTACCGAGCCTTACCTGTCAAGCTGGATTGATGAGCTTGCCGAACAAGCAGCGAGTCATGCTTGATAAAAGAGAAAGCCGGATCATTTGACCCGGCTTTCTCTTTTAGAACTTATTGTTTAGTCCAGTTCAATCGGTTTCATTTTGGGCACTAAAAAGTGCATGATGAGCCAGGCTAAAATGTAAGCGCTGCCACAAACAAAAAACATGATGTAATAAGCTATCTCAATTTTATGGATAGACCTGTAGTATACAAACAGGTTTTTTTGCACGGCAAGCGATAAGAATACTCCGCCGATAGAGCCAAACATCCCTCCCAACCCGGTTACCGAACCAACTGTACGTTTGGGGAACATATCCGAAACTGTTGTGAAAATATTGGCGCTCCAGGCTTGGTGTGCCGATGCAGCTATCCCGATTACGATTACCGCAAGCCACATATTTATGCCGCCAAGAATTTGTGCGAATATGATTGGTATTACCGCCAGCGCATAAATAAACATGGATGTTTTACGTGCTTTAAATACCGGCCAGTTATTTTTAATCAGGTTCATGGGCAACCAGCCGCCACCAACACTACCGAAAGTAGACATGGTGTAAACCAATGCTACGGGGATAGCTATTGCTGTGCCTTTCAAGTTATACTGGCTTTCCAGGAAATCAGGTAACCAAAACAGGTAAAACCACCAGATAGGATCCGTTAGAAACTTGCCAATAACAAACGCCCAGGTTTGTTTAAAGGATAACAGCTTGCCCCATGATATTTTCTTTTGCTCAGCGGGTTGCAGTATCTCTGCTTGGCTGTCGTGATCACTGTTAATATAATCAAGCTCGGCCTTTGATACCTTGCTGTGTTTAGAAGGCGCGCGGTAGATAACCTGCCATAGTACAAGCCATATAAAACCTATTGAGCCGGTTATGATAAAGGCCCATCTCCATCCCCATGTAACCGCGATAAACGGAACTGTTAAAGGGGCAACTATTGCACCTACGTTTGCACCCGAGTTAAAGATACCTGTTGCAAAAGCTCGTTCCTTTTTGGGAAACCACTCGGCAACAGTCTTAATTGCTGCGGGGAAGTTTCCTGCTTCACTGATTCCTAATGCCGAACGTACTACACCGAACCCAAACGTGCTACCGACGAATGCGTGGCATACTGCCGAAATACTCCATAACAGCGTTGAAAGGAAATATCCTAATTTGGTTCCTATTTTATCGATGATGCGGCCGGCAGCAAGCAGGCCTATAGAGTACGCTATTTTAAACGCAATCTCAATATTGGCATAGTCACCATCGTTCCATTTAAATTCTTTTGTAAGGTCTGACTTAAGTAAACTGATCACTGCCCTGTCAAGGTAATTGACAGTTGTTGCAAAAAACACCAGCGAGCAGATCACCCAGCGGTAGTTCCCAACTTTTTCTTCTCTCATTATAATTTAGGTTAACTGGCTATTTAATGGTTTGTACTATCTCCAGCAGCTTCAAGGTATCATTATACAGCTTATCGTACTCCTGGTTTTCGAGCACGTTTTTGCTGATGAGCTTACTGCCCATACCCACCGCGCATACCCCTGCTTTAAACCAGGTACTGATGCTGTCATGGTTCAAATCAACCCCACCTGTTGGCATGAACAACTGACCGGCAAACAAATCCCTGATAGAGGATACAAACTCCGGCCCTAAAATATTGGCCGGGAATATTTTTATTAAAGCTGCGCCATTTTGCTGGGCTAAATAGATCTCGGTTGGCGTCATACAACCCGGAATCCATAAAAGGTTATGCCGTGCCGTTAGTTTCCCCACTTCCGGGTTAACAATTGGCGACACAATAAAATCAGCTCCTGCGGTAATAAAGGCTTCAGCTTCCTGGACACTTTTAATAGTGCCTATGCCCAATTCTAAGCCGGGCATTTCACCGTTAGCAAGGGCTTGTTTTAAAACTTTAAAATTTTCGAGGGCCGCTTCGCCGCGGTTGGTATATTCAAATACCCTAATCCCAGCTTTATACAGTGTACGGGTTATTTGCAGGCTCACCTCCGGATCTTTGTAAAAGAACAGCGGCAATGTTCCCTGTTTTAATATGGCATCAAGTACTATATCTTTTTTACTCATTGTTTCATAGCATTATAAATTTCATCAACTGTTTTGGTGGTCGCGTCGCCTTCAATAAACAGCTTTTCAAAAGCGGCGGCTGTAGCAAAATCCAGTAATTGCTGTGGATCCTGCTTGTTGTAAAAGCCGTAAATAAGTCCGGCCATGAAGCAATCGCCACTGCCTACTTTATCAACCACAGTTTCGGTATTGTAGGTTGCCGAGTGATAAAAGCGGTTTCCCGTAAAAAGTGAAGTATAATATTCAACACCTTTACCGGCATCAAAACGGAAGGTATTTGCAACGGCACGGCAACGCGGGTAAGCATCCATTATTTTTTCTGAGGAATAAAGTCCTTCTTTCAGGTAAATACTTTGCTGTCCCGACTCGTGGATATCCGGCGTAACCGGAATGCCTAACATAGTTTCTTCGGCCCACACGTTGCCCATTATGATATCAGCATATTGAACCAGTTTCGGCATGATCTCTACTGGCTTTTTGCCATATTGCCATAATTTGGGGCGATAATTAAGATCGACGGATATGGTGATATGTTTCCTGCTTGCCGCCTGTAAAACCTCCTCGCAAACATCGGCAGCCAGCTGGCTTAGGGCCGGGCAAATAGCGCTGAAATGAAACCAGCTTACGCCTTCAAGCACAGCGTCCCAATTAACCATGCCTGGTCTAAGATCTGCAAATGATGAACCCGCACGATCATATACAATGGCATTGTTCTTTACATCTTTACCACGGGTAAGGTAATAAAGCCCTATCCTGTTACCGCTTTTATGTATGGCAGATGTGTCGATGTTTTTGTCCTGCAGGTAACCGATGATCTGTTCTGACAATGCATTATCGGGCAGGGCGGTAAAATATTTTATGGGCTGCTCCCATAAAGCCAAAGCATTGGCAACGTTTAGTTCGGCACCACCGATGAAAAATGGCAGCTTGTTTTTCGCCAGCCATTGACCTTCACCGTCCGGGCACATGCGTAATAACAACTCGCCAAATGACAGGATGCTCCCCTTTGTATTTTCGATATTGCTCATTTAAAAATTGAAATAGTTTTTGGCGTTAAAATAGCAAATATCACTCACGATCTTCCCTGTCCATTCAATATCATTTGGCAGTTCTCCGTTTTCAATATCATCACCCAAAAGGTTACAAAGCAGCCTGCGGAAATACTCATGTCTCGGGAACGACATAAAGCTCCGTGAATCGGTAAGCATACCTACCATGCGGCTTAATAAGCCCATGTTTGATAAGGCGTTCATCTGTTTGATCATGCCATCCTTCTGATCCAAAAACCACCATGCCGAACCAAATTGCATTTTACCCGCTACCGAGCCATCATTGTAATTGCCTACCATGGTAGCAAAGAGCTCGTTATCGGCCGGGTTAAGGTTATAAATAATCGTTTTCGCCAGTTGATTGGTAGTATCCAGCCTGTTCAGGAATTTAGATAACGCCCTGCCCTGTGTAAAATCACCGATTGAATCCCAACCGGTATCAGGGCCCAGATTTGTTAAAGCACGGGCATTGTTATTGCGCAGCGCTCCAAGGTGGAACTGTTGAACCCAGCCTTTCTCATGATCCCAAATAGCAAAATAATACAACATGGCCGATTTGAATTTCAGGATCTCCAGCGGCAATAGCACTTCATTGTTTCTTATCTTAATAAAGATCGCAGCTATCTCCGC includes:
- a CDS encoding sugar kinase; protein product: MSNIENTKGSILSFGELLLRMCPDGEGQWLAKNKLPFFIGGAELNVANALALWEQPIKYFTALPDNALSEQIIGYLQDKNIDTSAIHKSGNRIGLYYLTRGKDVKNNAIVYDRAGSSFADLRPGMVNWDAVLEGVSWFHFSAICPALSQLAADVCEEVLQAASRKHITISVDLNYRPKLWQYGKKPVEIMPKLVQYADIIMGNVWAEETMLGIPVTPDIHESGQQSIYLKEGLYSSEKIMDAYPRCRAVANTFRFDAGKGVEYYTSLFTGNRFYHSATYNTETVVDKVGSGDCFMAGLIYGFYNKQDPQQLLDFATAAAFEKLFIEGDATTKTVDEIYNAMKQ
- a CDS encoding bifunctional 4-hydroxy-2-oxoglutarate aldolase/2-dehydro-3-deoxy-phosphogluconate aldolase; its protein translation is MSKKDIVLDAILKQGTLPLFFYKDPEVSLQITRTLYKAGIRVFEYTNRGEAALENFKVLKQALANGEMPGLELGIGTIKSVQEAEAFITAGADFIVSPIVNPEVGKLTARHNLLWIPGCMTPTEIYLAQQNGAALIKIFPANILGPEFVSSIRDLFAGQLFMPTGGVDLNHDSISTWFKAGVCAVGMGSKLISKNVLENQEYDKLYNDTLKLLEIVQTIK
- a CDS encoding MFS transporter — translated: MREEKVGNYRWVICSLVFFATTVNYLDRAVISLLKSDLTKEFKWNDGDYANIEIAFKIAYSIGLLAAGRIIDKIGTKLGYFLSTLLWSISAVCHAFVGSTFGFGVVRSALGISEAGNFPAAIKTVAEWFPKKERAFATGIFNSGANVGAIVAPLTVPFIAVTWGWRWAFIITGSIGFIWLVLWQVIYRAPSKHSKVSKAELDYINSDHDSQAEILQPAEQKKISWGKLLSFKQTWAFVIGKFLTDPIWWFYLFWLPDFLESQYNLKGTAIAIPVALVYTMSTFGSVGGGWLPMNLIKNNWPVFKARKTSMFIYALAVIPIIFAQILGGINMWLAVIVIGIAASAHQAWSANIFTTVSDMFPKRTVGSVTGLGGMFGSIGGVFLSLAVQKNLFVYYRSIHKIEIAYYIMFFVCGSAYILAWLIMHFLVPKMKPIELD